A single genomic interval of Celeribacter indicus harbors:
- a CDS encoding NADPH-dependent FMN reductase, protein MSTPKIAIVIGSTRNARFADKPANWLIEKARSLTDALDFELVDLRDYDLPLFNEAASNLWVPSEDPRALAWQRKMAEFDGYIFLTAEYNSSMPASLKNALDQAGREWVRKPAAAFGYGSVGAARAVEHLRAVAINLQMVPVRTTANISGSDFFRVSPLGSNEEMSTIEAAILPSVEAMLADLEWWAKATKAARG, encoded by the coding sequence ATGTCCACACCGAAAATCGCCATCGTGATCGGCTCGACGCGCAACGCCCGCTTCGCCGACAAGCCTGCCAACTGGCTGATCGAAAAGGCCCGGTCCCTGACCGACGCCCTCGATTTCGAACTCGTCGACCTGCGCGATTACGACCTGCCGCTGTTCAACGAGGCGGCCTCGAACCTCTGGGTGCCCTCCGAGGATCCGCGGGCGCTCGCCTGGCAGCGGAAGATGGCCGAATTCGACGGCTACATCTTCCTCACCGCGGAATACAACTCCTCGATGCCCGCCTCGCTCAAGAACGCGCTTGATCAGGCCGGCCGCGAATGGGTGCGCAAGCCCGCCGCCGCCTTCGGCTACGGTTCCGTGGGCGCGGCGCGCGCGGTGGAGCATCTGCGGGCGGTCGCCATCAACCTCCAGATGGTGCCGGTGCGCACGACGGCGAACATCTCCGGTTCCGATTTCTTCAGGGTCTCGCCGCTCGGATCGAACGAGGAGATGAGCACGATCGAGGCGGCGATCCTTCCCTCGGTCGAGGCGATGCTGGCCGATCTCGAATGGTGGGCGAAGGCGACGAAGGCCGCGCGCGGCTGA
- the cobT gene encoding cobaltochelatase subunit CobT, with protein MSKPSDNPADPFKKALAEATKVLADDPDLTVTYSMDPSGLTNDTVRLPQVSRRMSKEEVLIARGTADALALRHRFHDTAMFQKFAPAGQMAFDIYNALETARCEAAGARYMPGTAKNIDAKIGNEAQRRGYDGITRREDAPLAQAMGYYLRHIATGRELPKGADNVMELWRDFIEGQTRNSLDDVDALLEDQKGFARLARRLIEELGYGDQLGDDPEESDTDEDQSAEAEEQEEEPDSEGEDQDQEDENDASAESAQDQQQDMQEATLSSEDMAEEDFTEEVDLPQEESEVEPPAPAPISDADPNYRVFTTAHDEEIAAEELAEPAELERLRAYLDQQLEPLKGAVSRLANKLQRRLQAQQNRSWEFDREEGILDAGRLARVVANPTTPLSFKVEKDTEFRDTVVTLLLDNSGSMRGRPISIAAICADVLARTLERCNVKVEILGFTTRAWKGGMSREEWLQQGRPQQPGRLNDLRHIVYKAADAPMRRTRANLGLMMKEGLLKENIDGEALEWAYRRMLQRREARKILMVISDGAPVDDSTLSVNPANYLEKHLRDVIALVEKRKQVELLAIGIGHDVTRYYDRAVTITDVEQLAGAMTEQLASLFDSDPRARARVMGIRHAS; from the coding sequence ATGAGCAAACCCTCCGACAACCCGGCCGATCCGTTCAAGAAAGCGCTCGCGGAAGCGACGAAGGTGCTTGCCGACGATCCCGACCTGACGGTGACCTATTCGATGGACCCTTCGGGACTGACGAACGACACGGTGCGGCTGCCGCAGGTGTCGCGGCGGATGTCGAAGGAGGAAGTGCTGATCGCGCGCGGCACGGCGGATGCGCTGGCGCTGCGCCACCGGTTCCACGACACGGCCATGTTCCAGAAGTTCGCGCCGGCGGGGCAGATGGCCTTCGACATCTACAACGCGCTCGAGACCGCGCGCTGCGAAGCCGCGGGGGCGCGGTACATGCCCGGCACGGCGAAGAACATCGACGCGAAGATCGGCAACGAGGCGCAGCGCCGGGGCTACGACGGGATCACCCGGCGCGAGGACGCCCCGCTCGCGCAGGCGATGGGATATTACCTGCGCCATATCGCGACGGGCCGCGAGTTGCCGAAGGGCGCGGACAACGTGATGGAGCTGTGGCGCGATTTCATCGAGGGCCAGACCCGGAACAGCCTCGATGACGTGGACGCGCTCCTGGAGGACCAGAAGGGCTTTGCCCGCCTCGCCCGCCGCCTGATCGAGGAGCTCGGCTATGGCGACCAGCTCGGCGACGATCCGGAGGAAAGCGACACGGACGAGGACCAGAGCGCCGAGGCGGAGGAGCAGGAGGAGGAGCCCGACAGCGAGGGCGAGGATCAGGACCAGGAGGACGAGAACGACGCCTCCGCGGAGTCCGCGCAGGATCAGCAGCAGGACATGCAGGAGGCGACGCTCTCCTCCGAGGACATGGCCGAGGAGGACTTCACCGAGGAGGTCGACCTGCCGCAGGAGGAGAGCGAGGTCGAGCCCCCCGCCCCCGCGCCGATCTCGGATGCCGATCCGAACTACCGGGTCTTCACCACCGCCCATGACGAGGAGATCGCGGCCGAGGAACTGGCCGAACCGGCCGAGCTCGAACGGCTGCGCGCCTATCTCGACCAACAGCTCGAACCGCTCAAGGGCGCCGTGTCGCGCCTGGCCAACAAGCTGCAACGCCGGCTCCAGGCACAGCAGAACCGGTCCTGGGAGTTCGACCGCGAGGAAGGCATCCTCGACGCCGGGCGGCTGGCGCGCGTCGTGGCCAACCCGACGACGCCGCTCTCCTTCAAGGTCGAGAAGGACACAGAGTTCCGCGACACGGTGGTGACGCTCCTGCTCGACAATTCCGGTTCGATGCGCGGCCGGCCCATCTCCATCGCGGCGATCTGTGCCGACGTGCTCGCGCGCACGCTCGAACGCTGCAACGTCAAGGTTGAGATCCTCGGCTTCACCACCCGCGCCTGGAAGGGCGGGATGAGCCGCGAGGAATGGCTCCAGCAGGGCCGCCCGCAGCAGCCCGGCCGCCTCAACGACCTGCGCCACATCGTCTACAAGGCCGCCGACGCGCCGATGCGGCGCACGCGCGCCAATCTCGGGCTGATGATGAAGGAGGGGCTCCTGAAGGAGAATATCGACGGCGAGGCGCTCGAATGGGCCTATCGCCGGATGCTCCAGCGCCGCGAGGCGCGCAAGATCCTCATGGTGATTTCCGACGGCGCGCCGGTCGACGACTCCACGCTCTCGGTGAACCCGGCGAACTATCTCGAGAAGCATCTGCGCGACGTGATCGCCCTTGTCGAGAAACGCAAGCAGGTCGAGCTCCTCGCCATCGGGATCGGCCATGACGTGACCCGCTATTACGACCGGGCGGTGACGATCACGGATGTCGAACAGCTCGCGGGCGCGATGACCGAACAGCTCGCCTCGCTGTTCGACAGCGACCCGCGCGCCCGTGCGCGGGTGATGGGCATCCGGCACGCCTCCTGA
- a CDS encoding aminopeptidase P family protein, whose translation MFQSFKVTSRPEQAAPRISALRAALHECGLDGYLVPRADAHQGEYVAPCDERLAWLTGFTGSAGFAVVLHERAAIFTDGRYRVQVRAQCDPEIFDYVDWPETSLSDWLAGAGVGKIGFDPWLHTVREIETVRGRLGKTGQELVPTPDLIDRIWPDRPPRPAAPVTAQPVDLTGMTSEEKFERIGAAVAETGAEAVVLTLPDSISWLLNIRGMDIAHNPVVQAFAVLSTTGRLVLFDAAEKYAHLGPDPRITIRPRSEFGACLSEMTGKVLLDPGSAPMAVKTLLKGAEIVEGEDPCILPKAVKTEAEIAGTREAHLRDGAAVVEFLAWLSEQMPEELTEIEIVRKLEECRTATNALREISFDTICGAGPNGAIVHYRVTEETNRALREGELLLIDSGGQYVDGTTDITRTVALADAGAEERAAFTAVLQGMIAISTARFPRGVAGAHLDALARAPLWRMGRDYDHGTGHGVGAYLSVHEGPQRISRLSTLPLREGMILSNEPGYYREGAFGIRIENLIAVQAAPELAGADEDRDMLAFETLTYVPIDRTLILADELAPWERDWLNDYHAEVWTRISPRLSDGARDWLRQAVAPI comes from the coding sequence ATGTTCCAGAGCTTTAAGGTCACCTCCCGCCCCGAACAGGCCGCCCCGCGCATCTCCGCCCTGCGCGCGGCGCTGCATGAATGCGGGCTCGACGGCTACCTCGTGCCGCGCGCGGATGCCCACCAGGGCGAATATGTCGCCCCCTGCGACGAACGCCTCGCCTGGCTCACCGGCTTCACCGGCTCGGCGGGCTTCGCCGTGGTGCTCCACGAGCGGGCGGCGATCTTCACCGACGGGCGCTACCGCGTGCAGGTGCGCGCGCAATGCGATCCCGAGATCTTCGACTATGTCGACTGGCCGGAGACCTCGCTCTCCGACTGGCTTGCGGGCGCCGGGGTCGGGAAGATCGGCTTCGATCCCTGGCTGCACACGGTCCGGGAGATCGAGACCGTCCGCGGACGGCTCGGGAAGACCGGGCAGGAACTGGTGCCGACGCCGGACCTGATCGACCGGATCTGGCCCGACCGCCCGCCCCGTCCCGCCGCGCCGGTCACCGCCCAGCCGGTGGACCTGACGGGCATGACCTCGGAGGAGAAATTCGAGCGGATCGGCGCCGCGGTCGCGGAGACGGGCGCGGAGGCCGTGGTGCTGACCCTGCCCGACTCGATCTCCTGGCTGCTGAACATCCGCGGAATGGATATCGCCCACAACCCGGTGGTGCAGGCCTTCGCGGTGCTCTCGACGACCGGGCGGCTCGTGCTTTTCGACGCGGCGGAGAAATACGCCCACCTCGGCCCCGATCCGCGCATCACGATCCGGCCACGTTCGGAATTCGGCGCCTGTCTCTCCGAGATGACGGGCAAGGTGCTGCTCGATCCGGGCTCCGCCCCGATGGCCGTCAAGACCCTGCTGAAGGGCGCGGAGATCGTGGAGGGCGAGGACCCCTGCATCCTGCCGAAAGCGGTGAAGACGGAGGCGGAGATCGCCGGCACGCGCGAAGCCCATCTGAGGGACGGCGCGGCGGTGGTGGAATTCCTCGCCTGGCTCTCCGAACAGATGCCCGAGGAGCTGACCGAGATCGAGATCGTCAGGAAGCTCGAGGAATGCCGCACGGCCACGAACGCGCTGCGGGAGATCTCCTTCGACACGATCTGCGGCGCGGGGCCGAATGGCGCCATCGTGCATTACCGCGTCACCGAGGAAACCAACCGGGCGCTGCGCGAGGGGGAGCTGCTGCTCATCGACAGCGGCGGGCAGTATGTGGACGGCACGACCGACATCACCCGCACCGTGGCGCTGGCCGATGCGGGAGCGGAGGAGCGCGCGGCCTTCACCGCGGTGCTCCAGGGCATGATCGCGATTTCCACCGCGCGCTTTCCCCGTGGCGTGGCGGGGGCGCATCTCGACGCGCTCGCGCGGGCACCGCTCTGGCGGATGGGCCGCGATTACGATCACGGCACGGGCCACGGCGTCGGCGCCTACCTGTCGGTCCACGAGGGGCCGCAGCGGATCTCGCGCCTCTCCACCCTGCCCCTGCGGGAGGGCATGATCCTGTCGAACGAGCCGGGCTATTACCGCGAGGGCGCCTTCGGCATCCGGATCGAGAACCTGATCGCGGTGCAGGCCGCTCCGGAGCTGGCGGGGGCCGACGAGGACCGCGACATGCTCGCCTTCGAAACCCTGACCTATGTGCCGATCGACCGCACGCTGATCCTCGCCGACGAGCTGGCGCCCTGGGAGCGCGACTGGCTCAACGACTACCATGCCGAGGTCTGGACACGGATTTCGCCGCGCCTGTCGGACGGGGCGCGGGACTGGCTGCGGCAGGCTGTTGCACCGATCTGA
- a CDS encoding DUF427 domain-containing protein, producing MEQHIKIRRAPGTWVVRAGGAVLGETSGALELSEGDFPPVIYFPPEDLAMAFLELSETISVDPFKGSAKHFAIHTKSVVIADAAWSYDEPKEATEALRGYIAFYPTKAAVEQL from the coding sequence GTGGAGCAGCATATCAAGATACGCAGGGCGCCGGGAACCTGGGTGGTCCGGGCCGGCGGAGCGGTGCTCGGGGAGACGTCCGGCGCGCTCGAACTGAGTGAGGGCGATTTCCCGCCGGTGATCTATTTCCCGCCCGAAGATCTCGCCATGGCCTTTCTCGAGCTTTCGGAGACGATTTCGGTCGATCCGTTCAAGGGGTCGGCGAAGCATTTCGCGATCCATACGAAATCCGTGGTGATCGCGGATGCCGCCTGGTCCTATGACGAGCCGAAGGAGGCCACCGAGGCGCTGCGCGGCTATATCGCCTTCTACCCGACGAAGGCCGCCGTCGAACAGCTCTGA
- a CDS encoding chloride channel protein has protein sequence MADDKVSYPQKAFEDIRAGLNETLALVRRRGPSQIQFWFIALMIGIASGFAALLFRKGINFLQAFLYGTHDLRHLHSFAGEMPWFWVLSLPVLGGLVVGIVLNWFTPDGRVRSVADVIEGAALNDGRVETRAGLASAAASLITLSTGGSTGREGPVVHLAGVVATWVSDRIHASGITARDLLGCAVAAAVSASFNAPIAGALFALEVVLRHFAVHAFAPIVIASAAGTVINRLEFGGVTEFALAAEGALTFYVELPAFLLLGLLCGIVAVLMMRTIFMADDFASWVQGRIHLPPVLRPAFAGLMLGTLAIFFPHIIGVGYETTSAALTGELLTAQAIFYAVIKVIAVAITMAGRMGGGVFSPALMVGALTGLSFGLVATAIFPTVSGTATLYALAGMGAVAAAVLGAPISTTLIVFELTGDWQTGLAVMVTVSLSTALASRFVDRSFFLTLLERREVHLAAGPQAYLLATVRVHQCYRTPDAPRAASAEACSELISQGIYISPNATLEKAMPIFEKNNLVFIPVVTLREETGVELHGALFQVDALRVFSRKLAETAAEEHS, from the coding sequence ATGGCCGACGACAAGGTGTCATATCCCCAGAAGGCATTCGAGGACATCCGCGCCGGACTGAACGAGACGCTGGCGCTCGTGCGGCGCAGGGGGCCGAGCCAGATCCAGTTCTGGTTCATCGCCCTGATGATCGGCATCGCCTCCGGTTTCGCCGCGCTGCTTTTCCGCAAGGGAATCAATTTCCTCCAGGCATTTCTTTACGGAACGCATGACCTGCGCCACCTGCACAGCTTCGCAGGCGAGATGCCGTGGTTCTGGGTGCTTTCCCTGCCGGTGCTGGGTGGGCTCGTCGTCGGCATCGTGCTCAACTGGTTCACCCCCGACGGGCGCGTGCGCTCCGTCGCCGACGTGATCGAGGGCGCGGCGCTGAACGACGGGCGGGTGGAAACCCGCGCCGGCCTCGCCTCCGCCGCCGCTTCGCTGATCACCCTCTCGACGGGCGGATCGACCGGGCGGGAGGGGCCTGTCGTCCACCTTGCCGGGGTTGTCGCCACCTGGGTGTCGGACCGCATCCACGCCTCGGGGATCACGGCGCGCGACCTTCTCGGCTGTGCCGTGGCCGCCGCCGTCTCCGCCTCCTTCAACGCGCCGATCGCCGGCGCGCTCTTCGCGCTCGAGGTGGTGCTGCGCCATTTCGCGGTCCATGCCTTCGCCCCCATCGTGATCGCCTCCGCGGCCGGTACGGTGATCAACCGGCTCGAATTCGGCGGCGTCACCGAATTCGCCCTGGCCGCCGAGGGCGCGCTGACCTTCTATGTCGAGCTTCCGGCCTTCCTGTTGCTCGGCCTGCTCTGCGGGATCGTCGCGGTGCTGATGATGCGCACGATCTTCATGGCCGACGACTTCGCCTCCTGGGTGCAGGGGCGGATCCACCTGCCGCCGGTCCTGCGCCCGGCTTTCGCGGGGCTGATGCTCGGCACCCTCGCGATCTTCTTCCCGCATATCATCGGGGTCGGCTACGAGACGACCTCCGCCGCGCTCACCGGCGAGTTGCTGACGGCGCAGGCGATCTTCTACGCGGTGATCAAGGTGATCGCCGTCGCGATCACCATGGCGGGGCGGATGGGGGGCGGGGTGTTCTCCCCCGCGCTGATGGTTGGCGCGCTGACCGGGCTGTCCTTCGGCCTCGTGGCCACCGCGATCTTCCCCACCGTCTCGGGCACCGCGACGCTCTATGCGCTCGCGGGCATGGGCGCGGTCGCCGCCGCGGTTCTGGGCGCGCCGATCTCCACCACGCTCATCGTCTTCGAACTGACGGGCGACTGGCAGACCGGGCTTGCGGTGATGGTGACGGTCTCGCTCTCCACCGCGCTTGCCTCGCGCTTCGTCGACCGCTCCTTCTTCCTCACGCTGCTGGAACGCCGGGAGGTGCATCTTGCGGCCGGACCGCAGGCCTATCTGCTCGCGACGGTGCGCGTGCATCAATGCTACCGCACGCCGGATGCACCGCGCGCCGCCTCCGCGGAAGCGTGCAGCGAACTGATTTCACAGGGGATCTATATCTCGCCCAATGCGACGCTCGAAAAGGCCATGCCGATTTTCGAGAAGAACAACCTCGTCTTCATTCCCGTCGTCACCCTGCGCGAGGAGACCGGGGTCGAGCTGCACGGCGCCCTGTTCCAGGTCGACGCGCTGCGGGTCTTCTCCCGCAAGCTCGCCGAGACCGCCGCCGAGGAACACAGCTAG
- a CDS encoding FAD-binding oxidoreductase, with protein MIPDTVFSALSTVLEGRISRSKHDLEHHGRSETWFPLTLPDAVAYPQTTAEVSQMMKICHAHDIPVIGFGAGTSLEGQTLATEGGLVVDFSRMDRVLRINDADMDAVVQPGLTREALNLELRTTGLMFPVDPGANASLGGMAMTRASGTTAVRYGTMRDNVLGLEVVLADGTVIHTGTRARKSSAGYDLTALFVGSEGTLGLVTEMTLRLHGQPEAISAAVCSFAELGPAVEAVIATIQAGLPMARIEFLDTRSVEAVNLYSGSHFPLRPHLFVEFHGSEAAVAEQAALFGEIVRDFGGSDFDRATKAEDRSALWTMRHHAYWACLALRKGAKAVVTDICVPISRLAAAVEETAADIAASSIDGPILGHVGDGNFHAILLVDPEDAGEIAEAKRLAARMADRALAHGGTVTGEHGIGIGKKPLMEAEHGGGWAVMGQIKAALDPKNILNPGKLVR; from the coding sequence ATGATCCCCGATACCGTCTTCTCCGCTCTGTCCACTGTTCTAGAGGGTCGCATCAGCCGTTCCAAGCACGATCTCGAACATCATGGCCGGTCGGAGACCTGGTTTCCGCTGACCCTGCCGGACGCGGTCGCCTATCCGCAGACGACCGCGGAGGTGTCGCAGATGATGAAGATCTGCCATGCCCATGACATTCCCGTCATCGGCTTCGGCGCGGGCACCTCGCTCGAGGGGCAGACCCTCGCGACGGAGGGCGGGCTCGTCGTCGATTTCTCGCGCATGGACCGGGTGCTGAGGATCAACGATGCGGACATGGACGCGGTGGTGCAGCCGGGGCTGACGCGGGAGGCGCTCAACCTCGAGCTGCGCACAACCGGGCTGATGTTTCCGGTCGATCCGGGCGCCAATGCCTCCCTCGGCGGCATGGCGATGACCCGCGCCTCGGGCACCACGGCGGTCAGGTACGGCACGATGCGCGACAATGTCCTCGGCCTCGAGGTGGTGCTGGCCGACGGCACGGTGATCCACACCGGGACGCGGGCGCGCAAATCCTCGGCGGGCTACGACCTCACCGCGCTTTTCGTCGGCTCGGAGGGCACGCTCGGGCTGGTCACCGAGATGACGCTGCGCCTGCACGGACAGCCGGAGGCGATCTCCGCCGCCGTCTGCTCCTTCGCGGAGCTGGGACCGGCGGTCGAGGCGGTGATCGCGACGATCCAGGCGGGGCTGCCGATGGCGCGGATCGAGTTCCTCGACACGCGCTCCGTCGAGGCGGTGAACCTCTATTCCGGCTCGCACTTTCCGCTCAGGCCGCATCTCTTCGTCGAATTCCACGGATCCGAGGCGGCGGTGGCCGAGCAGGCCGCGCTGTTCGGGGAGATCGTCCGGGACTTCGGCGGATCGGATTTCGACCGGGCGACGAAGGCGGAGGACCGCAGCGCCCTCTGGACCATGCGCCACCACGCCTACTGGGCCTGCCTCGCCCTGCGCAAGGGCGCAAAGGCGGTGGTCACCGACATCTGCGTGCCGATCTCCCGCCTTGCGGCGGCGGTCGAGGAGACGGCCGCCGACATCGCCGCCTCCTCCATCGACGGTCCGATCCTCGGCCATGTGGGCGACGGCAATTTCCACGCGATCCTGCTGGTCGATCCCGAGGACGCGGGCGAGATCGCGGAGGCGAAGCGCCTCGCCGCGCGGATGGCCGACCGCGCGCTCGCCCATGGCGGCACGGTGACCGGCGAACACGGGATCGGCATCGGCAAGAAACCCCTGATGGAGGCGGAGCACGGCGGCGGCTGGGCGGTGATGGGCCAGATCAAGGCGGCGCTGGACCCGAAGAACATCCTCAACCCCGGCAAGCTCGTGCGCTGA
- the recN gene encoding DNA repair protein RecN: protein MLRSLDIRDMLIIDRLELEFQPGLNVLTGETGAGKSILLDSLGFVLGWRGRADLVRSGAAQGEVVAVFDLPRGHDAEEVLAELGIETEDGELILRRVNSGDGRKTAWVNDRRVSGDVLRRLSDVLVELHGQHDDRGLLNPRGHRMLLDAFGGLEPLLEATRAAWKALSTARRAHAAAEAEQVALKAEEDFLRHAVGELDALDPQPGEEAKLDAERRLMQSAEKIAGDIAKAHQALSYDGGEGLLTDALRWLEGAADRADGRLDGAIEALGRALNELAEAQSGVEDCIDALRFNPHELEQVEERLFAIRGLARKHNVLPDDLGSFAAGLRDKLTALDSGAGDLARLAKAVSAAESAYDAAAAALTGARHKAASDLDETMARELAPLKMERAVFATEIAAAEPGPDGRDMVAFTVATNPGAPAGPLGKIASGGELSRFLLALKVCLTRDQSGVTMIFDEIDRGVGGATADAVGRRLKSLSEEGQVLVVTHSPQVAALGGHHWRVAKRIEDGVTLSEVAPLDAEARIDEIARMLSGDTISDAARDAARALLAG, encoded by the coding sequence ATGCTGAGAAGTCTCGACATCCGGGACATGCTGATCATCGACCGGCTGGAGCTTGAGTTCCAGCCGGGTCTCAACGTGCTGACCGGGGAAACCGGCGCGGGCAAATCCATCCTTCTCGACAGTCTCGGCTTCGTGCTCGGCTGGCGCGGGCGTGCCGATCTCGTGCGCAGCGGTGCGGCGCAGGGCGAGGTGGTCGCGGTCTTCGACCTGCCGCGCGGGCATGACGCGGAGGAGGTGCTCGCGGAACTCGGGATCGAGACCGAGGACGGCGAGCTGATCCTGCGCCGGGTCAATTCCGGCGACGGGCGCAAGACCGCCTGGGTCAACGACCGACGCGTGTCGGGAGATGTGCTGCGGCGGCTGTCCGACGTGCTGGTGGAACTTCACGGCCAGCATGACGACCGCGGGCTTCTGAACCCGCGCGGGCACCGGATGCTGCTCGATGCCTTCGGCGGGCTCGAGCCCTTGCTCGAGGCGACGCGCGCGGCGTGGAAGGCGCTGTCCACCGCGCGCAGGGCGCATGCGGCGGCGGAGGCGGAACAGGTCGCGCTGAAGGCGGAAGAGGACTTCCTGCGCCATGCGGTCGGAGAACTCGACGCGCTCGACCCGCAGCCCGGCGAGGAGGCGAAGCTCGACGCGGAGCGGCGCCTGATGCAATCGGCCGAAAAGATCGCGGGCGACATCGCCAAGGCGCACCAGGCCCTGTCCTATGACGGAGGCGAGGGGCTTCTGACCGATGCGCTGCGCTGGCTCGAAGGCGCGGCGGACAGGGCCGATGGCCGGCTCGACGGCGCGATCGAGGCGCTGGGGCGCGCGCTCAACGAACTCGCGGAGGCGCAGTCGGGGGTGGAGGACTGCATCGACGCGCTGCGCTTCAACCCGCATGAGCTCGAACAGGTGGAGGAACGGCTCTTCGCGATCCGCGGGCTCGCGCGCAAGCACAACGTGCTGCCTGACGATCTCGGCTCCTTCGCGGCGGGGCTGCGCGACAAGCTGACGGCGCTCGACAGCGGGGCGGGGGATCTTGCCCGGCTGGCGAAGGCGGTGAGCGCGGCGGAAAGCGCCTATGATGCCGCGGCGGCGGCGCTGACCGGGGCGCGGCACAAGGCCGCCTCGGACCTCGATGAGACGATGGCCCGCGAACTCGCGCCGCTCAAGATGGAGCGCGCGGTCTTCGCCACGGAGATCGCGGCGGCGGAACCTGGTCCCGACGGGCGCGACATGGTGGCTTTCACGGTGGCGACCAATCCCGGCGCACCGGCCGGCCCGCTGGGCAAGATCGCCTCGGGCGGCGAGCTGTCGCGGTTCCTGCTGGCGCTCAAGGTCTGCCTCACGCGCGACCAGAGCGGCGTCACGATGATTTTCGACGAGATCGACCGCGGCGTCGGCGGGGCGACTGCCGATGCGGTGGGGCGCCGTCTCAAGTCGCTTTCCGAGGAAGGGCAGGTGCTCGTCGTGACCCACAGCCCGCAGGTGGCGGCGCTCGGCGGCCATCACTGGCGGGTGGCGAAGCGGATCGAGGACGGCGTGACGCTGTCGGAGGTCGCGCCGCTCGATGCCGAGGCACGCATCGACGAGATCGCCCGCATGCTTTCCGGCGACACGATCTCGGACGCGGCGCGCGATGCGGCGCGGGCGCTTCTGGCAGGGTGA
- a CDS encoding outer membrane protein assembly factor BamD: protein MTVRLRRGVAVTLGFSLAFLAACGDNAPDRDLEGYPAEEIYKRAEYEITQRDFDDAAHYFGEVERLYPYSDWARRALIMQAFSYHRDKDYENARVSAQRFLDFYPADEDAAYAQYLLALSYYDQIDDVGRDQGLTFQALQALRAVIERYPDSEYARSAALKFDLAFDHLAGKEMEIGRYYLKRKHYAAAANRFRVVVEDFQTTRHTAEALHRLVESYLALGLLEEAQTAGAILGHNYRSTEWYEASYRLLAGQGLEPKAFENNWLGAVYRQMIRGEWL from the coding sequence ATGACGGTAAGACTTCGACGCGGTGTGGCGGTAACGCTTGGTTTTTCCCTGGCTTTTCTGGCAGCCTGTGGAGACAACGCGCCGGACCGCGATCTGGAAGGCTATCCCGCGGAAGAAATCTACAAGCGCGCCGAATACGAGATCACGCAGCGGGATTTCGACGACGCGGCGCATTACTTCGGCGAGGTCGAACGGCTCTATCCCTATTCGGACTGGGCCCGCCGGGCGCTCATCATGCAGGCCTTTTCCTATCACCGGGACAAGGACTATGAGAATGCCCGCGTCTCGGCGCAGCGCTTCCTCGATTTCTACCCGGCCGACGAGGATGCGGCCTATGCGCAATACCTCCTCGCGCTGTCCTATTACGACCAGATCGACGATGTCGGCCGCGACCAGGGCCTGACCTTCCAGGCACTCCAGGCGCTGCGCGCGGTGATCGAGCGCTATCCGGACAGCGAATATGCCCGCTCCGCCGCGCTGAAATTCGATCTCGCCTTCGACCATCTCGCGGGCAAGGAGATGGAAATCGGGCGTTACTATCTGAAACGCAAGCATTACGCCGCCGCGGCGAACCGGTTCCGCGTCGTGGTGGAGGATTTCCAGACCACGCGGCACACGGCCGAGGCGCTGCACCGGCTGGTGGAGAGCTACCTCGCGCTCGGCCTGCTCGAGGAGGCGCAGACCGCAGGCGCGATCCTCGGCCACAACTACCGTTCGACCGAATGGTACGAGGCCAGCTATCGTCTCCTGGCGGGGCAGGGGCTCGAACCGAAGGCGTTCGAGAACAACTGGCTCGGCGCGGTCTACCGGCAGATGATCCGCGGCGAATGGCTCTGA